A genome region from Leishmania mexicana MHOM/GT/2001/U1103 complete genome, chromosome 28 includes the following:
- a CDS encoding putative DEAD box RNA helicase: METEQVDNIQANVLAIPTFEAMGLKEDLLKGMYSFGYKQPTAIQKRFIMPFLKGRDVIAQASSGTGKTSAFCVCLLQACDPHTREAQALILSPTRELAVQTQDLCNNIGHHMGLTAYACIGGKSTEEDIRRLESGVHIISGTPGRVFDMIRRKSLRVNGLKTLVLDEADEMLGKGFKAQIHDIYRMVPPLQIILVSATLPADVLEMTEKFMTEPASILVKRDEITVDSVKQYFVSVDEEKNKFDVLMELYDSLTIAHAVVFCNTRKKVEQLAKKMTREKFAVTAMHGDMPQAERDEIMRQFRNGHSRVLITTDLWARGIDVERVSLVLSYDLPLSREQYIHRIGRTGRMGRTGLAITFVRHDELRLLRDIEQFYATQIEELPANIGEQM, translated from the coding sequence ATGGAGACGGAGCAAGTGGATAATATTCAGGCCAACGTGCTGGCCATCCCAACCTTTGAGGCGATGGGGTTGAAAGAGGACCTGCTCAAGGGCATGTACAGCTTCGGCTACAAGCAGCCCACCGCCATTCAGAAGCGCTTCATTATGCCGTTCCTAAAGGGACGCGACGTGATTGCCCAGGCATCCTCTGGTACGGGCAAGACGTCCGCCTTCTGCGTCTGTCTCCTGCAAGCGTGCGACCCGCACACGCGTGAGGCGCAGGCCCTCATCCTCTCGCCGACTCGCGAGCTGGCGGTGCAGACGCAGGATTTGTGCAACAACATCGGCCACCACATGGGGCTGACGGCGTACGCGTGCATCGGTGGCAAAAGCACGGAGGAGGACATCCGCCGTCTGGAGAGCGGCGTGCACATCATCTCCGGGACGCCCGGCCGCGTCTTTGATATGATCCGCCGCAAGAGTCTGCGTGTAAACGGGCTGAAAACCCTCGTGCTGGACGAGGCTGACGAGATGCTGGGCAAGGGCTTCAAGGCTCAGATCCACGACATCTACCGCATGgtcccgccgctgcagatCATCCTCGTttcggcgacgctgccggctgACGTGCTGGAGATGACGGAGAAGTTCATGACGGAGCCCGCGAGCATTCTCGTGAAGCGGGACGAAATCACCGTGGATAGCGTTAAGCAGTACTTTGTCTCTGTCGACGAGGAGAAAAACAAATTCGATGTCTTGATGGAGCTGTATGACAGTCTCACGATCGCCCACGCCGTGGTCTTCTGCAACACCCGCAAAaaggtggagcagctcgcCAAGAAGATGACGCGCGAGAAGTTCGCTGTGACCGCCATGCACGGCGACATGCCCCAGGCGGAGCGCGACGAGATTATGCGGCAGTTCCGCAATGGACACAGTCGCGTGCTCATCACAACGGACCTGTGGGCGCGTGGCATTGATGTGGAGCGCGTCTCGCTCGTCCTCAGCTACGATTTGCCGCTCTCGCGTGAGCAGTACATTCACCGCATCGGCCGCACTGGTCGCATGGGCCGCACTGGGCTGGCCATCACCTTCGTGCGCCATGACGAGCTGCGCTTGTTGCGCGACATTGAGCAGTTCTACGCGACGCAGATTGAGGAACTCCCCGCCAATATCGGCGAGCAAATGTAG